A genome region from Microplitis demolitor isolate Queensland-Clemson2020A chromosome 1, iyMicDemo2.1a, whole genome shotgun sequence includes the following:
- the LOC103580354 gene encoding proteasome adapter and scaffold protein ECM29: MAAATDELMLLERVFLCLGNADTDEQLQASVCKFLPPVLLKLSSPQEGVRKKVMGLLIHINRRVKSRPKVQLPVEALLLQYQDPAASSFVINFTIIYIKLGYPRMEMKKQSELIPSVLNAIEGKPLSHQDSLLLMIMPALGNLEIPLSAEKRAALLGLQDKPYVAKQLINFMLDMLLLPYGSVGQAESRDPGQPIDWSQYPVPPGLSEYAFKRVIGENPPVAEKLEQVKLGIVKFLAGGFFPESDILIHLIVAAADTRFSVANLADVELKKIVSTLDWSSMQLALPLYTLFLGTSALGTQKDVKPEMKRHAANTRIRLKLLQYLCRVTKAGFIIPPSIQVVFDSLYGNNTNKKLKTLALDFTLNMVQQCSFGSLSRVAGVILNGMVKLISEGEPEHIAIAYTIIGQLGQRIPSLVNKDSSLVQQFFKALTSTDADMRRTVRDALIAMSSAFVLNRTDECGISTMTALLSTYIESEEPSVRSVAVHYVATIFPADHAPSRYLLLIACGDDKNEVSADATKALYGTAHRNERYKADAKEYQLPNFPEMIVYVNQNTQTRINSNTKFSIGSHVLPYNVTTFNEIINYLRLCLARSARIPFREGSIENHPCQHTPTIAKYLKELVAEDKKYLDNYIELITTLCHATADKIPLVALLEIAGTVPQSMTSYFVKELPWIRSLLTSTKAEVRELAAKINAIVMEFNSSNDEFELQATEFINSTKNKTLETQHGSLLALSHMIERKLTVRKLSEPVENLLKWKIYNDIVQTICSFLTSTTVLLADAATQGIGIIGKVFPLPLISTSDDENVLSKKKIVDNLFAILLNAKMNSKIKENAIQSLGQLCIGEIFPHTKLIIEKFIGYAKETKDVGIHFSIAEALVLCVQGPASKEARDIWTTPADEHNQNYSQESDNFLVFLLDQLLKLASEPHPNSRQAICIWLLSILRHNDKRQHVIERLPSIQNAFSDFLSENNDIVQDVASKGICLVYNTSEKTGRDDLVSNLMNQLTEGRRAVQQVTPDTKLFEEGQLGKAPTGGTITTYKEICSLASDLNKPDLIYNFLQLANHNAVWTSKKGAAFGFSAIASVAKDELNKYLPSIIPKLYRYQFDPTPKIQQSMSNIWHDIVPSTSKALEQYHDEIINDLKSNLTHNHWRVRMSCCLALSDLFKSNAPIDYAKHAPELWKQLFRVMDDIHEDTRNSATNTARLLSKVCIRECDPNHGKSGERVLQSVLPIFLETGILHNVKPIRALSLQTVSQLVSTAGVLLKPSLVNLIPALLTATDMEHEGLVYMSTKYSAQAEIQEALDRVRSNEAKTHHATETVRKCTQYIDAAILQELMPKVIELIKSSIGLGSKVSISHFLILLSLQMKQELQPYAGKLCSALMNGLTDRNATVRKTNAVTIGHIIGSAKDSSIEKIFNTLNTWYNEREDDAIRLAIGQTLQSINNHNHEVLKKFSDIVIPLTFFAMHAIKVPANKETVELWTDLWGEIAHGTETTVKQNLNLIISTLNRALESASWTTKAQAANAVSTVAVKVGSSMEDEARNGLLKILITGLQGRTWNGKERLVLALATLACHSKEALSKDPALTTSVIDALYKESKKDNIEYRRHALKAFADVLHELEIDRFTQLYDIAQEILIKMSTKNADDDDDDEKIEKTSEEMTKKREDQMKLQETVYEALGKAWPSSRSSKDTQDKYCLQIIAHCHDTLSSSTRAIQVAIMTTLTHFVEKLIFLQLNYSELSKNDAAKLNTICETLYQILKISIGISKYTRIRKEALNIILVLSKKLIDSGNDKQLESLKKLFCQLLSNELASDNQPEIRTRVVDIKAIFKL; the protein is encoded by the exons ATGGCAGCAGCAACTGACGAATTaa TGCTCTTGGAGCGAGTTTTTCTGTGTTTAGGAAATGCTGATACTGATGAGCAGCTCCAGGCGTCGGTGTGCAAATTTTTGCCACCGGTTTTGCTTAAATTGTCAAGTCCGCAGGAAGGTGTTAGGAAAAAAGTAATGGGTCTTTTGATACATATCAATAGACGTGTTAAAAGTCGCCCCAAAGTTCAGCTTCCTGTGGAAGCTTTGCTGCTTCAATATCAAGATCCAGCTGCTAGTTCTTTTGTCATC aactttacaataatttatatcaaactTGGTTACCCAAGGAtggaaatgaaaaaacaatcaGAATTAATACCTAGTGTTTTAAATGCTATTGAAGGAAAGCCACTATCACATCAAGACAg cttATTACTGATGATAATGCCAGCATTGGGTAATCTTGAGATACCACTGAGTGCCGAGAAACGTGCAGCTCTTCTGGGTCTGCAAGACAAACCATACGTAGCAAAAcaactgattaattttatgcTGGACATGTTACTTCTGCCGTACGGATCTGTGGGTCAAGCTGAGAGCCGGGATCCTGGGCAGCCGATAGACTGGTCGCAGTACCCAGTGCCCCCGGGTCTGAGCGAGTACGCATTCAAGCGCGTAATTGGAGAAAATCCGCCAGTTGCCGAAAAGCTAGAGCAAGTAAAACTGGGAATCGTTAAATTTCTCGCAGGTGGTTTCTTTCCCGAGTCAGATATTTTAATCCACTTGATTGTCGCCGCAGCAGACACACGGTTCAGCGTAGCTAATTTGGCGGACgtcgagttgaaaaaaatagttagtaCTCTAGATTGGTCATCGATGCAATTGGCACTGCCGCtgtatactttatttttgGGTACGAGCGCATTAGGAACCCAGAAGGACGTTAAGCCAGAAATGAAACGTCATGCGGCGAACACGAGGATACGTTTGAAGCTGCTGCAGTATCTGTGTCGTGTTACCAAGGCCGGGTTCATAATACCACCGAGTATACAAGTGGTGTTTGATTCCTTGTACGGTAATAATACAAACAAGAAACTCAAGACATTGGCTCTTGACTTTACGCTCAATATGGTCCAGCAGTGTAGCTTCGGGTCTCTGTCCCGCGTCGCCGGAGTTATCCTCAACGGGATGGTAAAGTTGATATCCGAGGGTGAGCCAGAGCACATCGCGATAGCTTACACAATAATCGGACAACTCGGGCAGCGAATTCCGTCGCTAGTCAACAAAGATTCGAGTCTAGTGcagcaatttttcaaagcCCTGACGTCAACAGATGCCGACATGAGGCGCACAGTCCGCGATGCCTTGATAGCAATGTCCTCGGCATTCGTTTTAAACCGTACCGACGAGTGCGGTATTTCTACAATGACCGCATTACTCTCGACGTACATCGAATCCGAAGAGCCTAGTGTCAGATCAGTTGCCGTCCACTACGTGGCGACTATTTTTCCAGCAGATCATGCGCCCTCTCGCTATCTCCTGCTAATAGCTTGCGGTGATGACAAGAATGAGGTATCAGCAGATGCCACCAAAGCGCTTTACGGTACAGCCCATCGCAATGAACGATACAAAGCCGACGCTAAGGAATACCAGCTCCCTAATTTCCCAGAGATGATTGTCTACGTCAATCAGAACACACAGACACGCATTAATTCTAACACCAAATTTTCAATCGGAAGTCATGTGTTACCTTACAATGTAACGACCttcaatgaaattataaattatttgcgaCTGTGTTTGGCTAGGAGTGCGCGTATTCCATTTCGCGAAGGATCGATTGAAAACCATCCGTGTCAACACACTCCTACAATTGCTAAGTATCTAAAGGAACTTGTTGCCGAAGATAAAAAGTATCTTGATAATTACATCGAGCTCATAACTACTCTGTGCCACGCCACTGCTGATAAAATTCCTCTTGTCGCGCTGCTGGAAATTGCCGGAACTGTTCCTCAGTCAATGACTAGTTACTTTGTCAAAGAGTTACCTTGGATTCGTTCATTACTGACGTCAACCAAAGCCGAAGTACGTGAATTGGCGGCTAAAATAAATGCTATTGTAATGGAATTCAATAGTAGTAATGATGAATTTGAATTACAAGCgactgaatttattaattcaactaaaaataaaactctggAAACACAACACGGCTCATTGCTGGCATTGTCGCATATGATAGAGCGTAAGTTGACGGTACGGAAACTCAGTGAGCcggttgaaaatttattgaagtgGAAAATTTACAACGATATTGTACAGACAATATGTTCCTTTTTAACTAGTACTACTGTTTTACTTGCCGATGCGGCTACTCAAGGAATCGGTATAATTGGAAAAGTATTTCCGTTACCGCTGATATCTACCAGCGATGACGAAAATGTTTTGAGTAAAAAGAAGATTGTTGATAATTTGTTTGCCATACTACTTAACGCAAAGatgaatagtaaaataaaagagaatgCAATCCAGTCACTGGGACAACTTTGCATTGGAGAAATTTTTCCTcatactaaattaattattgaaaaattcattggCTACGCAAAGGAAACTAAAGACGTAGGAATACATTTCTCAATAGCCGAGGCTCTGGTGCTCTGTGTTCAGGGACCGGCCTCCAAAGAAGCCCGGGATATTTGGACAACGCCCGCTGATGAGCATAATCAAAACTATTCGCAAGAGAGCGATAATTTCTTGGTATTTTTACTGGatcaattgttaaaattagCCAGCGAGCCGCATCCTAACTCACGTCAAGCAATCTGCATATGGCTGCTGTCAATCTTACGTCACAATGACAAGCGCCAGCATGTGATCGAGCGGCTTCCTAGTATACAGAACGCGTTTTCCGACTTTCTGTCTGAAAATAATGACATCGTGCAGGATGTTGCGTCCAAGGGGATTTGTCTAGTCTACAATACGAGTGAGAAGACTGGTCGCGATGACCTGGTGTCTAATTTGATGAACCAGTTGACTGAGGGACGTCGCGCAGTCCAGCAAGTTACGCCTGACACTAAATTATTTGAGGAAGGCCAGCTGGGGAAAGCGCCAACCGGCGGAACGATAACAACTTACAAAGAAATATGTTCGTTGGCATCAGATTTAAACAAACCGGAtctcatttataatttcttgCAGTTGGCTAATCATAATGCGGTGTGGACCTCCAAGAAAGGAGCCGCCTTTGGGTTCTCCGCTATCGCATCAGTCGCTAAAGACGAactgaataaatatttgcCCAGCATTATTCCTAAATTGTATCGCTATCAGTTCGACCCGACTCCTAAAATCCAGCAGAGCATGTCCAACATTTGGCATGACATTGTGCCCTCGACATCAAAAGCTCTGGAGCAGTATcatgatgaaataataaatgatttgaaGTCTAATTTGACTCACAATCACTGGCGAGTAAGAATGAGCTGCTGTCTTGCACTCTCGGATCTGTTTAAATCAAACGCCCCGATAGATTACGCCAAGCATGCTCCAGAGTTGTGGAAACAATTGTTCCGCGTGATGGATGACATTCACGAGGACACGCGTAACAGTGCGACCAACACGGCCCGACTGTTGAGCAAAGTCTGCATACGTGAATGCGATCCAAATCACGGAAAGTCTGGCGAGCGAGTTCTGCAGTCAGTGCTACCAATTTTCTTGGAGACTGGAATTTTACATAACGTAAAACCAATTCGTGCGCTGTCACTGCAAACAGTTTCGCAATTAGTATCAACAGCTGGTGTTTTATTGAAACCTTCATTAGTTAATCTGATTCCTGCGCTATTGACAGCCACCGACATGGAACATGAAGGTCTTGTGTACATGAGTACCAAATACAGCGCACAGGCTGAAATCCAAGAGGCTCTAGATCGTGTGAGATCCAACGAAGCAAAGACCCATCATGCTACTGAGACTGTACGCAAGTGCACCCAGTACATAGATGCAGCTATTCTGCAAGAACTGATGCcaaaagttattgaattaattaaatcaagcATTGGTCTGGGCTCAAAGGTATCAATAAGTCACTTTCTGATATTACTGAGCCTACAAATGAAACAAGAATTGCAGCCGTACGCTGGAAAACTATGCAGCGCTTTGATGAATGGATTAACTGATCGTAACGCAACTGTGCGTAAAACAAATGCTGTTACTATCGGACACATTATTGGCTCCGCTAAAGATTCCagcattgaaaaaatattcaatacttTGAACACGTGGTATAACGAACGCGAAGACGATGCAATACGTCTAGCTATTGGGCAGACACTACAGTCTATAAATAATCACAACCATGAAGTGCTGAAGAAGTTTTCTGACATCGTGATACCGCTGACTTTCTTTGCGATGCACGCGATAAAAGTACCAGCTAACAAAGAAACCGTGGAGTTGTGGACTGATTTGTGGGGTGAAATTGCTCATGGGACTGAGACGACAGTAAAgcagaatttgaatttaatcatCAGTACTCTAAATCGTGCACTGGAGTCAGCATCCTGGACCACCAAAGCTCAGGCAGCAAATGCCGTGTCAACAGTCGCTGTAAAAGTCGGGTCATCGATGGAAGACGAAGCGAGAAACGGcctactgaaaattttaatcaccGGATTGCAAGGACGCACATGGAATGGAAAGGAGAGACTAGTTCTTGCTCTAGCAACTCTTGCCTGCCACAGCAAAGAAGCTCTGAGCAAAGACCCTGCTCTCACAACTTCAGTGATCGATGCTCTGTACAAAGAAAGCAAGAAAGACAATATTGAGTATCGCAGACATGCGTTGAAAGCGTTCGCGGATGTCCTTCATGAGTTAGAAATAGACAGATTCACCCAGCTATACGACATCGCCCAGGAAATATTGATAAAGATGTCAACGAAAAATGCAGACGATGATGACGACgacgaaaaaattgaaaaaaccaGCGAAGAGATGACCAAGAAGCGAGAAGACCAGATGAAATTACAGGAAACTGTTTATGAGGCACTCGGCAAAGCTTGGCCTTCATCTCGCTCCAGTAAAGATACTCAAGATAAATATTGTTTGCAAATAATAGCTCACTGTCATGACACTCTTTCCAGCAGCACTAGAGCCATTCAAGTCGCTATCATGACAACGCTCACTCACTTTGTCGagaaacttatatttttacaacttaATTACAGCGAACTGTCAAAGAATGATGCTGCTAAACTAAATACTATCTGTGAAACCTTGTACcagatattgaaaatatctatTGGCATATCAAAGTACACGAGAATAAGAAAAGAAGCGCTCAATATTATCCTGGTGCtgtcgaaaaaattgattgatagCGGTAATGATAAACAACTTGAgtcgctaaaaaaattattctgtcaGTTGCTGAGCAACGAATTGGCTTCAGACAATCAGCCGGAAATACGGACACGTGTTGTTGACATAaaagctatttttaaattataa